GTGCGCGCCCCGGGGCGCAGCCGGCCGACCCCGGGGGTGGGGGCGAAGGTGGCGGTCCGCTCCCGGGTGACGAAGAAGTCCCGTACCTTGGCGCCCCGCGCGGCGGGGAGCAGCCGCTCCAGCTCGGGCAGGTACTTGGCGCGCAGGACCGAGACGGGTTCGTCGATGTCGTCCTGGGCGGCGGACTGGGACAGCGCCAGGTACTGGCCGCCGTCGGGGAGCCCGGAGGAGTCGGTGCGGTCGAAGACCCACTGCACCGGGGAGCCGAGTGCGGCGAAGAAGGGCTGCTTGAGCACCTTGCGCTCGTAGACGACGTGGACGTTGAGGATGGGCGCGGTGCCGATGTCGAGGAGCTTGTCGGGGTCGGCGAGGGCGCCGGCCGGCAGCAGTCCGTGTGCCTCGCGCTGCGGGACGGCGAGGACCACGGTCCCGGCGTCGAGGGACTCGTCCTCGGTGTCGATCCGCCAGTTCCCGTCGGCGGTACGGGAGATGCCCGTGACCCTGGTGCGCAGCTCGGTCCGTACGCCGGCCGCGTCGAGGGCCTTGCGGGCGAGGCCGTCGTGCAGGTCGCCCAGCGGTACGTGGGCCCAGCCGATGTCGGCGGCGCCGTTCTCGGAGAGCAGGCCGGTCTTGAAGACCATGGCGGCCAGGCCCAGCGAGGACTGGGCGGCGGTCGCGTTGAGGGTGGCGATGCCGACGAGGTCCCACAGGGCCTCGATGGCGCGCGGGCTCTGGCCGTAGCGGCCGAGCCAGGTCGCG
Above is a genomic segment from Streptomyces sp. NBC_01233 containing:
- the hpnE gene encoding hydroxysqualene dehydroxylase HpnE, with the translated sequence MTGTDHHAVVVGGGLAGVTTALELADAGLRVTLLEGRPRLGGLAFSFKRGDLNVDNGQHVYLRCCTAYRWFLDRVDGAALAPLQDRLDVPVLDVARPGGPRLGRLRRSALPVPLHLAGSLARYPHLSLAERASVGRAALALRRLDPADPALDGLDFATWLGRYGQSPRAIEALWDLVGIATLNATAAQSSLGLAAMVFKTGLLSENGAADIGWAHVPLGDLHDGLARKALDAAGVRTELRTRVTGISRTADGNWRIDTEDESLDAGTVVLAVPQREAHGLLPAGALADPDKLLDIGTAPILNVHVVYERKVLKQPFFAALGSPVQWVFDRTDSSGLPDGGQYLALSQSAAQDDIDEPVSVLRAKYLPELERLLPAARGAKVRDFFVTRERTATFAPTPGVGRLRPGARTDTPGLYLAGAWTATGWPATMEGAVRSGMSAAHAALAALGRHRDHPLQEAA